A region from the Nostoc sp. HK-01 genome encodes:
- the aspA gene encoding aspartate ammonia-lyase, whose amino-acid sequence MTDNINFRIERDSMGDRQISSNVYYGIQTLRATENFPISGIKPLPTYVDSCLIIKKATAIVNGELGCISQDISQAIVKASDEILAGQLRDQFVVDVYQAGAGTSHHMNVNEVLANLALEILGDEKGNYKRVNPNDHVNYGQSTNDVIPTAIRIGGLLALTHTLHPALEKAIAALESKAVEFQDIVKSGRTHMQDAVPVRLGDTFAAWAQILSDHQNRIYTASGDLMVLGLGGSASGTGMNTHPLYRARVVEVLSELLNMPLEPAPQLMAAMQSMAPFVNVSGALRNLAQDLVKISHDLRLMDSGPKTGLKEIQLPPVQPGSSIMPGKYNPVMAEMTSMVCFQVMGYDSAIALAAQAGQLELNVMMPLIAYDLIHSIEILGNTIAVLTERCIQNITANKERCLAYAEGSLALVTALNTHIGYLNAAEVAKESLASGKSLRQIVLEKGLMTEAELAEVLNLEQMSSIVPLKTES is encoded by the coding sequence ATGACTGACAATATAAATTTTCGCATTGAGCGCGACTCAATGGGCGATCGCCAAATTTCTAGTAACGTTTATTACGGCATTCAAACTTTACGCGCTACAGAAAACTTCCCTATCAGCGGCATCAAGCCCTTGCCTACTTACGTAGATTCTTGCTTAATAATTAAAAAAGCTACCGCAATTGTTAACGGTGAATTAGGTTGTATTTCCCAAGATATTAGTCAAGCAATTGTCAAAGCATCTGATGAAATCCTTGCAGGACAATTACGGGACCAGTTTGTTGTCGATGTTTATCAAGCTGGTGCTGGGACTTCGCACCACATGAATGTTAACGAAGTGCTGGCGAATCTGGCGTTAGAAATTCTCGGTGATGAAAAAGGTAATTACAAACGAGTTAATCCTAACGACCATGTTAACTACGGCCAGTCTACCAATGATGTTATCCCAACAGCGATTCGGATTGGTGGTTTATTAGCATTGACTCATACATTACACCCAGCTTTAGAAAAAGCGATCGCTGCCTTAGAAAGCAAAGCGGTAGAATTTCAAGATATCGTTAAATCTGGCAGAACCCACATGCAAGACGCTGTACCTGTGCGTTTGGGTGATACTTTTGCGGCTTGGGCGCAAATCCTCTCAGACCACCAAAACCGCATTTATACTGCATCTGGAGATTTGATGGTGCTGGGTTTGGGTGGTAGTGCATCTGGTACAGGGATGAATACCCATCCTTTGTATCGCGCCCGTGTGGTGGAAGTTCTCTCAGAATTGCTGAATATGCCTTTAGAGCCTGCACCTCAGCTAATGGCAGCTATGCAGAGTATGGCACCGTTTGTCAATGTTTCTGGGGCTTTACGCAACTTGGCGCAGGATTTAGTCAAAATATCTCACGATTTGCGCTTGATGGACTCTGGGCCGAAAACTGGTTTGAAAGAAATTCAACTTCCGCCAGTGCAACCAGGTTCCTCGATTATGCCAGGAAAATATAATCCAGTTATGGCAGAGATGACATCGATGGTGTGTTTCCAGGTGATGGGATACGATAGTGCGATCGCACTTGCCGCCCAAGCGGGACAATTAGAATTGAACGTGATGATGCCGTTGATTGCTTATGATCTGATTCACAGCATTGAAATTCTGGGCAATACCATCGCCGTGCTGACAGAACGCTGTATTCAAAATATTACTGCCAACAAAGAACGGTGTTTAGCCTACGCCGAAGGTAGTTTAGCTTTAGTCACTGCACTCAATACTCACATTGGCTATCTCAATGCTGCGGAAGTCGCCAAAGAATCCTTAGCTAGTGGTAAATCTTTACGACAGATTGTTTTAGAAAAAGGGTTGATGACTGAGGCGGAATTAGCTGAAGTGTTAAATCTAGAACAGATGAGTAGTATTGTACCCCTCAAGACAGAATCTTAA